In the genome of Sander vitreus isolate 19-12246 chromosome 13, sanVit1, whole genome shotgun sequence, one region contains:
- the h2ax1 gene encoding H2A.X variant histone family member 1, whose protein sequence is MSGRGKTGGKARAKAKSRSSRAGLQFPVGRVHRLLRKGNYAERVGAGAPVYLAAVLEYLTAEILELAGNAARDNKKTRIIPRHLQLAVRNDEELNKLLGGVTIAQGGVLPNIQAVLLPKKTEKPAKSK, encoded by the coding sequence ATGTCTGGCAGAGGGAAAACCGGAGGCAAAGCCCGAGCAAAGGCCAAGTCCCGCTCCTCCCGGGCCGGACTCCAGTTCCCGGTGGGCCGAGTCCACAGGCTATTGCGCAAGGGCAACTATGCGGAGCGCGTCGGCGCTGGGGCTCCGGTGTATCTAGCGGCAGTGCTGGAATATCTGACCGCTGAGATCCTGGAGCTGGCAGGCAACGCGGCCAGAGACAACAAGAAGACCAGGATCATACCTCGGCACCTCCAGCTGGCCGTGCGCAACGACGAGGAGCTCAACAAGCTGCTGGGAGGTGTGACCATCGCTCAGGGAGGAGTGCTGCCCAACATCCAGGCTGTCCTTCTCCCCAAGAAGACGGAGAAACCTGCCAAGAGCAAGTAA
- the hist2h2l gene encoding histone H2B 3 encodes MPDPAKSAPAPKKGSKKAVTKTQKKGGKKRRKTRKESYAIYVYKVLKQVHPDTGISSKAMGIMNSFVNDIFERIAGEASRLAHYNKRSTITSREIQTAVRLLLPGELAKHAVSEGTKAVTKYTSSK; translated from the coding sequence ATGCCTGATCCTGCTAAATCCGCTCCTGCGCCAAAGAAGGGTTCCAAAAAGGCCGTGACCAAAACTCAGAAGAAAGGAGGCAAAAAGCGTCGCAAGACCAGGAAAGAAAGCTATGCCATTTACGTGTACAAGGTGCTGAAGCAGGTGCACCCAGACACGGGGATCTCCTCCAAGGCCATGGGCATCATGAACTCTTTTGTCAACGACATCTTCGAGCGCATCGCCGGGGAAGCGTCGCGCCTGGCGCACTACAACAAGAGATCCACCATCACCTCCAGGGAGATCCAGACCGCCGTCCGCCTGCTGCTGCCCGGGGAACTGGCCAAGCATGCCGTGTCTGAGGGCACCAAGGCCGTGACCAAGTACACCAGCTCTAAATAG